One Odocoileus virginianus isolate 20LAN1187 ecotype Illinois chromosome 4, Ovbor_1.2, whole genome shotgun sequence DNA segment encodes these proteins:
- the LOC110128915 gene encoding 5-hydroxytryptamine receptor 3E-like isoform X1 — MERSWFHRERLSYLVLSLLLPGRGSTFTINCTGFGQNGLYTTALDSVFERKAFRPVINYSIPTIVNISFTVSAILDVDEQLQLLSSFLWLEMVWDNPFISWNPEECEGISKISVATKNLWLPDIFITEFMDVDKTPKGLKAFISNEGRIRYKKPMKVVSICNLNIFYFPFDQQNCTLTFSSFLYTVEYISLGMEKEVWEITDTSQDIIQTHGEWELLGINKATPKKSVGTNLYDQIIFYVAIRRRPKLYIMNLLVPSSFLVTIDALSFYLPAGSQNRAPFKITLLLGYNVFLLMMNDLLPASGTPLISVYFALCLSLMVLSLLETIFISYLLHLATTQPPPMPRWLHFLLLHCTSPRTCCPAVPQKGNTGLDHLPGEGSQHCPGVKEPMELVGKLPGPRETELNGCPGSTRAQQEDKAQKQHLVSLWVQFSHMMDTLLFCLYLLFLATSIVTVIILWNT, encoded by the exons GAAGAGGCAGTACTTTCACCATCAACTGCACAGGGTTTGGCCAGAACGGGTTGTATACCACTGCTCTGGATTCAGTGTTTGAGAGAAAGGCCTTCCGTCCAGTCATCAACTACAGCATCCCCACCATAGTCAACATCTCCTTCACTGTGTCTGCCATCCTAGATGTG GATGAACAGTTACAGCTCTTGTCATCATTTCTGTGGCTGGAAATG GTCTGGGACAACCCATTTATCAGTTGGAACCCAGAGGAGTGTGAGGGCATCTCGAAGATCAGTGTAGCAACCAAGAACCTATGGCTCCCAGACATTTTCATCACTGAATT CATGGATGTGGATAAGACCCCAAAAGGCCTCAAGGCATTCATAAGTAATGAAGGTCGCATCAGGTATAAGAAACCCATGAAGGTGGTGAGCATCTGTAACCTGAACATCTTCTACTTCCCCTTTGACCAGCAGAACTGCACCCTCACCTTCAGCTCATTTCTCTACACAG tGGAGTACATATCGCTGGGCATGGAGAAAGAAGTGTGGGAAATAACAGACACATCCCAGGACATCATTCAGACCCATGGAGAATGGGAGCTCCTGGGCATCAACAAGGCCACCCCAAAGAAGTCTGTGGGCACCAACCTGTATGATCAGATCATCTTCTAT GTGGCCATCAGGCGCAGACCCAAACTCTACATTATGAATCTCCTGGTACCCAGTAGCTTTCTGGTCACCATTGATGCCCTCAGCTTCTATCTGCCAGCAGGAAGCCAGAACCGCGCCCCATTCAAGATAACTCTTCTGCTGGGCTACAATGTCTTCCTGCTCATGATGAATGACTTACTCCCTGCCAGTGGCACCCCCCTCATCA GTGTCTACTTTGCCCTGTGTCTGTCCCTGATGGTGCTTAGCCTGCTAGAGACCATCTTCATCTCCTACCTGCTGCACCTGGCCACCACCCAGCCTCCACCTATGCCTCGCTGGCTCCATTTCCTGCTTCTACACTGCACCAGCCCAAGGACATGCTGCCCCGCTGTGCCCCAGAAGGGAAACACAGGCCTTGACCACCTGCCTGGTGAGGGAAGTCAGCACTGCCCAG GTGTGAAGGAGCCCATGGAGTTGGTGGGAAAGTTGCCAGGTCCCAGAGAGACAGAGCTAAATGGGTGCCCTGGGTCCACGAGGGCCCAGCAGGAAGACAAGGCTCAAAAGCAGCACTTGGTCAGCCTGTGGGTGCAGTTCAGCCACATGATGGACACCTTGCTCTTCTGCCTCTACCTGCTCTTCTTGGCCACTTCCATTGTCACAGTCATCATCCTCTGGAACACCTAG
- the LOC110128915 gene encoding 5-hydroxytryptamine receptor 3E-like isoform X2, translating into MERSWFHRERLSYLVLSLLLPGRGSTFTINCTGFGQNGLYTTALDSVFERKAFRPVINYSIPTIVNISFTVSAILDVVWDNPFISWNPEECEGISKISVATKNLWLPDIFITEFMDVDKTPKGLKAFISNEGRIRYKKPMKVVSICNLNIFYFPFDQQNCTLTFSSFLYTVEYISLGMEKEVWEITDTSQDIIQTHGEWELLGINKATPKKSVGTNLYDQIIFYVAIRRRPKLYIMNLLVPSSFLVTIDALSFYLPAGSQNRAPFKITLLLGYNVFLLMMNDLLPASGTPLISVYFALCLSLMVLSLLETIFISYLLHLATTQPPPMPRWLHFLLLHCTSPRTCCPAVPQKGNTGLDHLPGEGSQHCPGVKEPMELVGKLPGPRETELNGCPGSTRAQQEDKAQKQHLVSLWVQFSHMMDTLLFCLYLLFLATSIVTVIILWNT; encoded by the exons GAAGAGGCAGTACTTTCACCATCAACTGCACAGGGTTTGGCCAGAACGGGTTGTATACCACTGCTCTGGATTCAGTGTTTGAGAGAAAGGCCTTCCGTCCAGTCATCAACTACAGCATCCCCACCATAGTCAACATCTCCTTCACTGTGTCTGCCATCCTAGATGTG GTCTGGGACAACCCATTTATCAGTTGGAACCCAGAGGAGTGTGAGGGCATCTCGAAGATCAGTGTAGCAACCAAGAACCTATGGCTCCCAGACATTTTCATCACTGAATT CATGGATGTGGATAAGACCCCAAAAGGCCTCAAGGCATTCATAAGTAATGAAGGTCGCATCAGGTATAAGAAACCCATGAAGGTGGTGAGCATCTGTAACCTGAACATCTTCTACTTCCCCTTTGACCAGCAGAACTGCACCCTCACCTTCAGCTCATTTCTCTACACAG tGGAGTACATATCGCTGGGCATGGAGAAAGAAGTGTGGGAAATAACAGACACATCCCAGGACATCATTCAGACCCATGGAGAATGGGAGCTCCTGGGCATCAACAAGGCCACCCCAAAGAAGTCTGTGGGCACCAACCTGTATGATCAGATCATCTTCTAT GTGGCCATCAGGCGCAGACCCAAACTCTACATTATGAATCTCCTGGTACCCAGTAGCTTTCTGGTCACCATTGATGCCCTCAGCTTCTATCTGCCAGCAGGAAGCCAGAACCGCGCCCCATTCAAGATAACTCTTCTGCTGGGCTACAATGTCTTCCTGCTCATGATGAATGACTTACTCCCTGCCAGTGGCACCCCCCTCATCA GTGTCTACTTTGCCCTGTGTCTGTCCCTGATGGTGCTTAGCCTGCTAGAGACCATCTTCATCTCCTACCTGCTGCACCTGGCCACCACCCAGCCTCCACCTATGCCTCGCTGGCTCCATTTCCTGCTTCTACACTGCACCAGCCCAAGGACATGCTGCCCCGCTGTGCCCCAGAAGGGAAACACAGGCCTTGACCACCTGCCTGGTGAGGGAAGTCAGCACTGCCCAG GTGTGAAGGAGCCCATGGAGTTGGTGGGAAAGTTGCCAGGTCCCAGAGAGACAGAGCTAAATGGGTGCCCTGGGTCCACGAGGGCCCAGCAGGAAGACAAGGCTCAAAAGCAGCACTTGGTCAGCCTGTGGGTGCAGTTCAGCCACATGATGGACACCTTGCTCTTCTGCCTCTACCTGCTCTTCTTGGCCACTTCCATTGTCACAGTCATCATCCTCTGGAACACCTAG